A single genomic interval of Halalkalibaculum roseum harbors:
- the can gene encoding carbonate dehydratase, translating into MNKLPSLLENNRNWAKQIKEERPDFFENLSQGQQPEYLWIGCSDSRVPATEIVDLAPGDLFVHRNIANQIVHSDLNSQSVIQYAVSVLKVKHIIICGHYGCGGVKASMQEERLGLIDNWLLHIKDTFRKYEEELSNYEFESEKVNRLCELNVKAQVENVCYNPFVQQAWNDGQSLTVHGWIYNLEDGLLNNLDICIGSLKEAKENL; encoded by the coding sequence ATGAATAAATTACCCTCTTTATTAGAGAATAATCGTAATTGGGCTAAGCAAATAAAAGAAGAGCGCCCTGATTTTTTTGAGAATTTATCTCAAGGTCAACAACCGGAATACCTCTGGATCGGATGTTCCGATAGCCGTGTCCCGGCTACTGAGATTGTAGATCTTGCCCCGGGTGACTTATTTGTACACAGAAATATTGCAAACCAGATTGTGCACTCAGACCTGAATAGTCAGTCTGTGATACAATATGCTGTTTCCGTATTAAAAGTAAAGCATATTATAATTTGTGGGCACTACGGTTGTGGCGGTGTTAAAGCGTCTATGCAAGAAGAACGTTTGGGTTTGATCGATAACTGGCTTCTACACATCAAGGATACTTTCCGAAAATATGAAGAAGAGCTCTCTAACTATGAGTTCGAAAGTGAAAAGGTTAATAGGCTTTGTGAACTCAACGTAAAAGCTCAGGTTGAGAACGTATGCTATAATCCATTTGTACAGCAGGCATGGAATGATGGGCAATCTCTGACAGTGCACGGTTGGATTTATAACCTGGAAGACGGACTGCTAAATAATCTTGACATATGCATCGGTTCACTAAAAGAAGCGAAGGAAAACTTATAA
- a CDS encoding metal-dependent hydrolase family protein, translating into MKRSYVLITILTVLFLGKSAIAQNTYLHCGNVIDGVQDELLGEHTLIIENQKITAIEKGYQSPTNNATAINLRDKTCLPGLIDMHVHLEGQTSPDNYIKQFTLNTSDVAFNAIGYAKTTLMAGFTTVRDVGGSGVNISLRDAINAGKVVGPRIFTAGKSIATTGGHADPTNGWKNEIEGDPGPKEGVVNGVADSRKAVRQRYKDGSDLIKITATGGVLSMAKSGTAPQFKMDELEAIIQTANDIGYHVAAHAHGVEGMQRAIKAGVTTIEHGTLMDEETMNMMKEYGTYLVPTITAGKSVADSAKIPGYYPEVVVPKAKAIGPEIQKMFSRAYKNGVNVAFGTDAGVFAHGKNAKEFGYMVEAGMPPMKAIQSATLTAAKILKMDTQIGTLESGKLADVIAVSGNPIENISTLENVSFVMKEGVIHKNQ; encoded by the coding sequence ATGAAACGTTCATATGTTCTCATTACTATTTTAACTGTTCTCTTTCTAGGTAAATCAGCTATTGCTCAAAACACTTATTTACATTGCGGTAATGTGATAGATGGAGTACAGGATGAATTACTCGGAGAGCATACCCTGATCATTGAAAATCAAAAGATAACGGCCATTGAAAAAGGGTATCAGTCTCCTACTAATAATGCAACGGCTATCAACCTGCGCGATAAAACCTGCCTACCGGGACTCATTGATATGCATGTGCACTTGGAAGGACAAACTAGTCCTGATAACTACATCAAGCAGTTTACATTGAACACATCAGATGTTGCTTTTAATGCTATTGGTTATGCCAAGACCACACTTATGGCCGGATTTACGACCGTAAGGGATGTCGGTGGTTCAGGTGTAAACATATCTCTAAGGGATGCGATCAACGCAGGTAAGGTTGTAGGACCTAGAATATTTACTGCGGGCAAATCTATTGCTACAACCGGCGGTCATGCTGATCCGACTAACGGGTGGAAGAATGAGATTGAAGGAGATCCGGGTCCCAAAGAAGGCGTTGTCAATGGGGTCGCCGACTCAAGAAAGGCAGTTCGTCAGCGATATAAGGATGGGTCTGATCTAATCAAAATTACCGCTACCGGTGGTGTTTTAAGTATGGCAAAAAGCGGTACGGCTCCTCAGTTCAAGATGGATGAGCTTGAAGCCATCATTCAAACTGCCAATGACATAGGCTATCATGTTGCGGCTCATGCACACGGTGTTGAAGGTATGCAAAGGGCAATCAAAGCCGGAGTGACTACTATTGAGCACGGCACACTTATGGATGAAGAGACTATGAATATGATGAAAGAGTATGGCACCTACCTGGTTCCTACAATTACTGCCGGTAAATCGGTAGCTGATTCTGCCAAAATTCCCGGCTACTATCCGGAAGTGGTGGTACCCAAAGCCAAAGCTATCGGACCTGAAATTCAAAAAATGTTTTCAAGAGCCTATAAGAACGGGGTAAATGTTGCTTTTGGAACTGATGCCGGGGTATTTGCACATGGTAAAAATGCTAAAGAGTTTGGCTACATGGTAGAAGCGGGCATGCCGCCTATGAAAGCCATTCAGTCTGCAACACTTACGGCAGCTAAAATTTTAAAAATGGATACCCAAATAGGTACACTTGAAAGTGGTAAACTGGCTGACGTCATAGCAGTCAGTGGAAATCCAATAGAAAACATCAGTACACTTGAAAACGTATCTTTTGTTATGAAAGAAGGTGTTATTCATAAAAATCAATAA
- a CDS encoding acyl-CoA desaturase, translated as MEAPYIPDNYDEKLDRINWVSGSGFILLHLSCILIFWAGFSWIALAALLISYIVRMFGITAGFHRYFSHRTFKTSRWFQFVLAWIATTSAQKGPLWWAAHHRHHHKYSDTEKDVHSPVKRSFWWSHVGWILSDRFKDTNTKMVRDLLKFPELRFLNNYHLLPPILLAAATYGLGELLYYLFPESGTSGFQMLVYGFIISTVLLYHGTFTVNSLAHVFGKRRFETNDDSRNNWFISLITLGEGWHNNHHRFPSSERQGFYWWEFDPSHYTLKILSWFRIVWDLRTPPKRIYSEARVFKRPPKQIRRPQDRFN; from the coding sequence ATGGAAGCACCTTATATACCTGATAATTATGATGAGAAGCTAGATCGTATTAACTGGGTTAGCGGTAGCGGTTTTATTCTTTTGCATCTCTCCTGCATTTTGATTTTCTGGGCCGGGTTCAGCTGGATTGCTTTAGCAGCATTATTAATAAGCTACATCGTCAGGATGTTTGGCATAACAGCCGGTTTCCATCGCTATTTCTCACACCGCACTTTCAAGACCAGCCGGTGGTTTCAGTTTGTGTTGGCTTGGATTGCCACAACCTCTGCACAAAAAGGTCCACTTTGGTGGGCTGCCCATCACAGGCATCACCACAAATATTCTGACACCGAAAAAGATGTGCATTCACCAGTTAAAAGAAGCTTTTGGTGGTCACACGTTGGATGGATTCTTAGCGATCGTTTTAAGGATACCAATACCAAGATGGTAAGGGATCTATTGAAATTCCCCGAGCTTCGATTCCTGAACAACTACCACCTTCTCCCTCCTATCTTGCTTGCTGCAGCAACGTATGGCTTGGGAGAACTGCTTTATTACCTTTTTCCTGAATCGGGGACCTCAGGTTTTCAAATGCTGGTTTATGGTTTTATAATCAGTACAGTATTGCTTTATCACGGAACCTTTACAGTAAACTCATTGGCTCATGTATTTGGCAAGAGACGTTTTGAAACTAATGACGATAGCAGAAACAACTGGTTTATCTCTCTGATTACACTTGGTGAAGGTTGGCACAACAACCATCACCGGTTCCCTTCATCTGAACGACAAGGATTTTACTGGTGGGAGTTTGATCCATCACACTATACTTTAAAGATATTATCTTGGTTCAGGATAGTTTGGGACCTTCGCACTCCGCCGAAAAGAATCTATTCAGAAGCCAGAGTGTTTAAACGTCCTCCTAAACAGATTCGTCGTCCTCAAGACCGTTTTAATTAA